From Mesotoga infera, one genomic window encodes:
- a CDS encoding protein-L-isoaspartate carboxylmethyltransferase → TVASIASENVRRYCLSNVRIVIADGRFGFKDEAPYDAIISTVALPGITVELFNQMKIGARSIIPIHRSYMNTPVFLFEKTDEVTLRAVIRTGAIFMVVKDSKPDPLYSDNKFSLELREGRFRKV, encoded by the coding sequence AACGGTTGCATCTATTGCCTCGGAAAACGTGCGACGATACTGCCTGAGCAATGTGCGGATAGTGATCGCCGATGGTAGATTTGGCTTCAAAGATGAAGCTCCGTACGATGCAATAATATCCACCGTGGCTTTGCCGGGAATAACCGTCGAGCTGTTCAATCAAATGAAGATCGGCGCGAGATCTATCATCCCGATACACAGAAGCTACATGAACACGCCCGTTTTCTTGTTCGAAAAAACCGATGAAGTAACTTTGAGAGCTGTGATAAGAACAGGGGCGATCTTCATGGTTGTGAAAGACTCCAAACCAGACCCTCTATACAGTGATAATAAGTT